From the Priestia koreensis genome, one window contains:
- a CDS encoding LysE family translocator has product MDGWIMIVQYMVLGISLAAPVGPINLEMIKRGISGGFWSSWLVGLGGMTVDLLFMLFIFWGLTPYLQKEGVLLIVYGAGALMLLWVGFQSIKQSFSSTFGAQMDETRSHKSYLTGFLIAMTNPLNIIFWFGVYGSTLSETLQAHSLGTSLLYSGFILLGVLLWNLNVAFTVHFSRRLLHETILRLITFSAGAVLVYFGFKFLFQFISHL; this is encoded by the coding sequence ATGGATGGTTGGATTATGATCGTACAATATATGGTGCTTGGAATAAGTTTAGCGGCTCCCGTTGGACCGATTAATTTAGAAATGATTAAGCGCGGAATTTCTGGAGGTTTTTGGTCTTCCTGGCTAGTAGGTCTAGGCGGAATGACGGTTGACCTGCTGTTTATGCTGTTTATCTTTTGGGGACTTACGCCGTACTTGCAAAAGGAAGGAGTTCTGCTTATCGTATATGGCGCTGGTGCGCTTATGTTGCTGTGGGTAGGATTCCAGAGCATTAAACAGTCGTTTAGCTCCACGTTCGGCGCACAAATGGATGAAACACGATCACATAAATCATATTTAACAGGCTTTTTAATTGCAATGACTAATCCGCTTAATATCATCTTTTGGTTTGGCGTTTATGGATCAACGCTTAGCGAGACGCTTCAGGCCCATAGTCTCGGAACGTCGTTATTATATAGCGGTTTTATTTTACTAGGGGTTTTATTGTGGAATTTAAACGTTGCTTTTACCGTTCACTTCTCAAGAAGACTGCTGCACGAAACGATTTTACGCCTTATTACGTTTAGTGCAGGTGCGGTGCTTGTCTATTTCGGATTTAAATTTTTGTTTCAATTCATCTCACACCTTTAA
- a CDS encoding DUF3953 domain-containing protein, whose product MLKILRYVLSVITLLFVSYGLITKDFKFGNIMLFLFFGLTMLVLGIEEIQREREVMGWLLIAAFLFSLYVSIEGFLIS is encoded by the coding sequence TTGTTAAAAATTCTTCGTTATGTGTTATCAGTCATAACTCTTTTATTTGTTTCTTATGGACTAATTACAAAAGATTTTAAGTTTGGGAATATTATGTTGTTTCTTTTCTTTGGTCTAACAATGTTGGTGTTGGGGATTGAAGAAATTCAACGAGAACGAGAAGTAATGGGATGGCTTCTAATTGCTGCTTTTTTATTTTCATTATATGTATCAATTGAAGGGTTCCTCATAAGCTAA
- a CDS encoding GNAT family N-acetyltransferase, with product MTTIRKAAQADLPILTDIYNQSVLHTTATFDLTPVTPNERQGWFDAHGGRYPLIVAEENGVVMGYASLSSFRDKEAYNGTVELSVYIDEAHQGKGLGKLLMSEILHQAKELHYHVVISGITKGNDKSVQLHARFGFEFCGEFKQVGYKFDEWQDVLFYQLILNA from the coding sequence ATGACAACGATAAGAAAAGCAGCTCAAGCGGATCTACCAATTTTAACGGACATTTATAATCAGTCTGTGTTACATACGACTGCAACGTTTGATTTAACGCCTGTTACACCAAATGAGCGTCAAGGGTGGTTTGATGCGCATGGTGGTCGTTATCCACTGATCGTCGCAGAAGAAAATGGTGTGGTAATGGGATATGCGTCATTATCTTCTTTTCGGGACAAAGAGGCGTATAACGGTACTGTCGAACTTTCCGTCTACATTGACGAAGCTCATCAAGGAAAAGGATTAGGAAAGCTCTTGATGAGTGAAATTCTTCATCAAGCAAAGGAGCTTCATTATCATGTTGTAATCTCAGGGATTACAAAGGGAAATGATAAGAGTGTACAGCTTCATGCTCGATTTGGTTTTGAGTTTTGCGGAGAATTTAAGCAGGTTGGGTATAAGTTTGATGAATGGCAAGATGTGTTGTTTTATCAACTCATTTTAAACGCATGA
- a CDS encoding DUF4340 domain-containing protein, with the protein MKRIFFLALFLAFLSLFAFGCQSKEASTESTVKSSPTSESNKSLSIDNGFTRITVSKPKGFNKTTFEDQESLKTFADIFSRAVREPGKVDMDIPEVYIEVVYDKDKQQSLYLRIGEKGQRSTFMKPDDTSTIYTVPNKITDKLIKLVGAQYK; encoded by the coding sequence TTGAAGAGGATTTTCTTTTTGGCCTTATTCTTAGCCTTTCTATCTTTATTTGCTTTTGGTTGTCAATCGAAAGAAGCATCTACTGAATCCACTGTTAAATCATCGCCTACATCTGAAAGTAACAAGTCACTCTCAATTGATAACGGTTTTACACGCATTACCGTTTCAAAACCAAAAGGATTTAATAAAACCACTTTTGAGGATCAAGAATCTTTAAAAACCTTTGCAGACATTTTTTCACGTGCAGTAAGAGAACCAGGTAAAGTTGATATGGATATTCCCGAAGTTTATATAGAAGTAGTTTATGATAAGGACAAACAACAAAGTCTATATTTAAGGATAGGGGAAAAGGGACAAAGAAGTACATTTATGAAACCAGACGATACAAGCACCATCTATACTGTTCCAAATAAAATTACCGATAAATTGATTAAATTGGTTGGAGCTCAGTATAAATAG
- a CDS encoding YqcI/YcgG family protein, protein MTTSQIYTAGNVLASTSLGTWEKECFSVFEHDLVSKDRPFPCVLGVEGFKQDLLRFCFVSADEGGIENLAACLYQYLQEFRTIGRYTSFVAFFEPGETLSLTEYEQKFWDVLQALHERDEYEWPEDTPQDPSHPLWEFCFSGEPIFVVCNTPAHLERKSRASKTFMITFQPRWVFEGLDETSKKGQHVKKIVRKRLQTYDNVPVHPELGWYGQASNREWKQYFLRDDQDGLQTCPFQTKRGKVHASKKSLY, encoded by the coding sequence ATGACGACATCTCAGATTTATACAGCAGGAAATGTTTTAGCATCGACTTCTCTTGGAACGTGGGAAAAAGAGTGCTTTTCGGTGTTTGAACACGATTTGGTTTCAAAGGATCGACCGTTTCCTTGTGTGTTAGGAGTAGAGGGATTTAAGCAGGATTTATTACGATTTTGCTTCGTATCAGCAGATGAAGGCGGCATAGAAAACCTTGCTGCATGTTTGTATCAGTATTTACAAGAATTTCGGACCATCGGACGATATACGTCATTTGTTGCTTTTTTTGAGCCAGGTGAAACGTTATCGCTTACAGAATACGAGCAGAAATTTTGGGATGTTCTTCAAGCGCTTCATGAACGGGATGAATATGAATGGCCAGAAGACACCCCTCAAGACCCGAGTCACCCGTTATGGGAATTTTGTTTTTCTGGGGAACCCATTTTCGTTGTATGTAATACACCCGCTCACTTAGAGCGAAAAAGCCGCGCTAGCAAGACGTTCATGATTACATTTCAGCCAAGATGGGTGTTCGAAGGATTAGATGAGACGAGTAAAAAAGGCCAGCATGTAAAAAAAATTGTTCGAAAACGACTGCAAACATACGATAACGTACCCGTTCATCCTGAATTAGGCTGGTACGGGCAAGCAAGTAACCGCGAATGGAAGCAATATTTTCTTCGCGACGATCAAGACGGATTACAGACATGTCCATTTCAAACGAAACGAGGGAAAGTGCATGCAAGTAAAAAGAGTCTCTATTAA
- a CDS encoding alpha/beta family hydrolase: MKIEKRTAIGFHGQEVPITHVGTNSKKAAILLPGLGYTNHHPIMHYSGNLLLENGYDLFHVNYNYEIHPTFAHLNEREQTNMIIQDVTAAVHTILSTHEFEEVLFVAKSIGTAALSYILTHEPSYAKHDVIWLTPLLNARNVHENMLRCENRSLAIMGTNDDFYDVHAAEELQNSECIDFVKIEGADHSLEKNNVHQSLGLLRDVLQHIEEFVSVKKTVTN; encoded by the coding sequence ATGAAAATAGAAAAACGAACGGCCATTGGTTTTCATGGACAAGAAGTCCCTATTACACATGTAGGCACCAACAGTAAAAAAGCTGCTATTTTGTTGCCCGGTCTCGGGTACACAAACCATCATCCAATTATGCACTATTCAGGAAATCTGCTTCTCGAAAACGGATACGATCTTTTTCACGTCAACTACAATTATGAGATCCATCCAACGTTTGCACATTTAAATGAGCGCGAACAAACCAACATGATTATTCAAGACGTAACAGCAGCCGTCCACACTATCTTATCTACCCATGAGTTTGAAGAAGTACTATTTGTCGCAAAATCTATTGGCACAGCAGCTCTGTCGTACATACTTACACATGAACCATCCTATGCCAAACACGATGTGATCTGGCTCACGCCGCTATTAAATGCGCGAAACGTACACGAAAATATGCTTCGCTGTGAGAACCGTTCGCTTGCCATTATGGGAACGAATGATGATTTTTACGATGTGCATGCGGCGGAAGAGCTGCAAAACAGTGAATGTATTGACTTTGTGAAGATCGAAGGCGCGGATCATTCCTTAGAAAAGAATAATGTTCATCAATCTCTTGGACTATTGCGTGACGTTCTGCAGCACATTGAAGAATTCGTCTCGGTCAAAAAAACGGTGACCAATTAA
- a CDS encoding cysteine hydrolase family protein — protein sequence MTATNPVLVLIDVQQGFEDPAWGERNNPHAEVQMKRVLDTWRKQQLPVIHVQHASTNPQSPLHPKQPGFRFKQGFDPLDDEYLVRKHVNSSFIGTELDSYLKANGVETLVFVGLTTNHCMSTTVRMAGNLGYRSYVLHDATACFDAISFDGKHVKAEDLHYAALTSLHGEFATVVSTEDMIKTIQGFKQGAISS from the coding sequence ATGACCGCAACGAATCCTGTTTTAGTACTCATTGATGTGCAGCAAGGCTTTGAAGATCCTGCTTGGGGAGAACGTAACAATCCTCATGCAGAAGTGCAAATGAAACGCGTATTGGATACATGGCGAAAACAACAACTTCCCGTTATTCACGTTCAACACGCCTCAACGAATCCACAGTCTCCACTTCATCCGAAGCAGCCGGGCTTTCGGTTTAAGCAAGGATTTGATCCGCTAGATGATGAATATTTAGTGCGGAAACACGTCAACAGTAGCTTTATTGGAACAGAGCTTGACTCTTATTTGAAAGCAAACGGCGTAGAAACGCTGGTATTTGTAGGGCTTACCACAAATCACTGCATGTCAACAACCGTTCGAATGGCTGGAAATTTGGGCTATCGTTCCTATGTGTTACATGATGCGACAGCTTGCTTTGATGCGATATCATTTGACGGTAAGCACGTAAAAGCGGAAGATCTTCATTATGCTGCGCTCACGTCCCTTCACGGGGAATTTGCAACGGTCGTCTCAACCGAAGACATGATTAAAACCATCCAGGGGTTTAAACAAGGAGCTATTTCATCTTAA
- a CDS encoding cupin domain-containing protein: MQVKRVSIKKGFGGSLEEVVRNLLPTDTGYVEVQHDVAHKEHPTHTHPTDEILHILEGSVYFTADGETVLCEAGDRIFLPSETVHSSKAGPDGCVYVISILKN, translated from the coding sequence ATGCAAGTAAAAAGAGTCTCTATTAAAAAAGGATTTGGTGGCAGTTTAGAAGAAGTAGTTAGAAATCTACTCCCGACAGATACGGGATACGTTGAAGTGCAGCATGATGTAGCGCATAAAGAACATCCAACTCACACACATCCAACAGACGAAATTTTGCATATTTTAGAAGGATCCGTTTATTTTACAGCTGACGGTGAAACGGTGCTTTGCGAGGCAGGAGACCGGATTTTTTTACCGAGCGAGACCGTTCATTCCTCAAAAGCAGGTCCGGATGGCTGTGTGTACGTTATTTCCATTTTGAAAAATTAA
- a CDS encoding sulfite exporter TauE/SafE family protein: MKKLIVFIIVGFFAQLIDGSLGMAYGVTSTSLLLAFGIAPAIASASVHLAEVVTTAASGVSHIKFGNVDKNIIKSMTIPGAIGAFIGACFLSNISGDVVKPYIAIFLFLLGIYIIYRFVYKKVSQSAPAKPFTKKRLVPLALVAGFADATGGGGWGPISTPVLLAHKGTETRKIIGSVDTTEFAVSLAATIGFFISLGWQDVNWFWVGTLMAGGLVAAPIAAWLVKIIPSHFLGILVGGCILLTNSRTVVHSIGLSSAGIYTIYAGVFVFWFVSLIYLLQKRKRHVFHEVSNSNS; this comes from the coding sequence ATGAAAAAACTAATTGTCTTTATTATTGTTGGATTTTTCGCTCAATTGATTGATGGATCGCTTGGAATGGCTTACGGCGTGACATCCACGTCCTTGCTGTTAGCTTTTGGTATAGCCCCAGCGATTGCTTCTGCTTCTGTTCATCTAGCAGAAGTCGTTACAACGGCAGCTTCTGGTGTTTCGCACATTAAATTTGGAAACGTCGATAAAAACATTATCAAAAGCATGACGATTCCTGGCGCAATTGGTGCATTTATCGGAGCTTGCTTTTTAAGTAATATTTCAGGAGATGTTGTAAAACCGTATATTGCTATTTTCTTATTTTTACTAGGTATTTATATCATTTATCGATTCGTGTATAAAAAGGTATCTCAATCAGCACCAGCGAAACCTTTTACAAAAAAACGTCTCGTACCGCTTGCGTTAGTCGCAGGTTTTGCTGATGCAACAGGTGGAGGTGGTTGGGGACCAATTTCAACGCCGGTTCTTCTAGCACATAAAGGAACGGAAACAAGGAAAATCATTGGTTCTGTGGATACGACGGAGTTTGCCGTATCGCTAGCAGCAACGATCGGATTCTTTATTTCACTCGGATGGCAGGACGTTAACTGGTTTTGGGTCGGGACGCTAATGGCCGGAGGATTAGTGGCAGCACCTATTGCGGCATGGCTCGTTAAAATCATTCCGTCTCATTTTTTAGGGATTTTAGTTGGCGGCTGTATATTATTAACGAATTCACGTACAGTCGTTCATTCAATTGGTCTTTCTTCAGCAGGAATTTATACGATCTATGCAGGCGTATTCGTATTTTGGTTCGTCTCGTTAATTTACCTACTGCAAAAGCGCAAACGTCACGTATTTCATGAAGTATCCAACAGCAATAGTTAA
- a CDS encoding LLM class flavin-dependent oxidoreductase: MRYGFWLPIFGGWLRNVEDEHMPATFEYAKEVIQKGEEWGFDTTLIAELNLNDIKGPKEDSLEAWSTAAALAAVTNKIEIMTAVRPGFHSPAVTAKMAANIDHISNGRFTLNVVSAWWAEEAKQYGGVFTEHDERYERTEEFIAILKGLWENESFTHHGKFYQIEDAKLAPKPVQSRPTLYAGGESPRGKETIASFCDAYVMHGGTVQEIRHKIGDMKELRAKHHPHAPFSTFGMAAYVICRDTEEEAQKELTRITTIKQGDAYAGYQDFVSKSQLEQQIKLYDYSVSNRGLRPHLIGTPQQIAKQILAFEEAGLDLLLLQCSPQLEEMERFSTQVMPLVESLRSGQKTYR; the protein is encoded by the coding sequence ATGAGGTACGGATTTTGGTTACCGATTTTTGGTGGATGGTTACGAAATGTAGAAGATGAACATATGCCCGCAACGTTTGAGTATGCAAAGGAAGTCATTCAAAAGGGCGAAGAGTGGGGATTTGATACAACGTTAATTGCTGAATTAAATCTTAACGATATTAAAGGACCAAAAGAAGACTCTTTAGAAGCTTGGTCAACTGCTGCGGCGCTTGCAGCGGTGACGAATAAAATCGAAATTATGACGGCAGTTCGCCCAGGATTTCATTCACCTGCCGTAACGGCAAAGATGGCGGCGAATATCGATCATATTTCAAATGGACGTTTCACATTAAACGTCGTATCTGCGTGGTGGGCAGAAGAGGCGAAGCAATATGGAGGTGTGTTCACTGAACATGATGAACGATACGAGCGCACGGAAGAATTTATTGCGATTTTAAAAGGGCTGTGGGAGAACGAATCGTTTACGCATCACGGGAAATTTTATCAAATCGAGGATGCTAAGCTTGCTCCTAAACCTGTGCAGTCTCGACCAACCTTATATGCAGGGGGAGAAAGTCCTCGAGGAAAAGAGACGATCGCATCGTTTTGTGATGCCTATGTGATGCACGGCGGAACCGTTCAAGAAATCCGTCATAAAATAGGCGATATGAAGGAATTACGAGCGAAACATCATCCTCATGCGCCGTTTTCAACATTTGGAATGGCAGCTTATGTCATTTGTCGAGATACAGAGGAAGAAGCGCAAAAAGAGCTAACGCGCATTACCACAATCAAACAAGGCGATGCATACGCAGGATATCAGGATTTTGTTTCGAAATCGCAGCTAGAACAGCAAATAAAATTATATGATTATTCGGTGTCTAATCGTGGATTACGACCTCATTTAATTGGAACACCGCAACAAATTGCAAAGCAGATTTTAGCGTTTGAAGAAGCAGGACTTGATCTACTGTTATTGCAATGTTCTCCTCAGCTAGAAGAAATGGAACGTTTTTCGACTCAAGTAATGCCGTTAGTCGAATCGTTACGTTCGGGTCAAAAAACTTACAGATAG